One region of Dehalococcoidia bacterium genomic DNA includes:
- a CDS encoding L-threonylcarbamoyladenylate synthase, translating into MSEINDLPADILEQVKKCAAVLRSGGIAAYPTDTVYGLGADIYDDKAVAKVFAVKRRPLNLPLPVLICDLSQLKEMTADVPPSAARLITAFWPGALTLVFNKATNFNSAVLAGEGKIAVRMPDHAVTLRLIKEAGCPIVGTSANLHNHNAPLTAAQIMDQLGAAVDFILDGGPCPGGTESTIVDITGNNPIFLRKGAILEKDILNLLH; encoded by the coding sequence ATGTCTGAAATAAATGATCTCCCCGCTGATATTCTGGAACAGGTGAAGAAGTGCGCTGCCGTACTGCGGTCGGGCGGAATAGCCGCATACCCCACCGACACGGTCTACGGCCTGGGCGCAGACATCTACGATGACAAGGCCGTAGCGAAGGTTTTTGCAGTCAAGCGACGCCCTCTTAACCTTCCCCTGCCGGTGTTGATATGCGACCTGTCGCAACTCAAAGAAATGACCGCAGATGTTCCACCATCAGCCGCGAGACTGATAACCGCCTTCTGGCCGGGCGCGCTCACCCTGGTATTCAATAAGGCGACGAACTTTAACAGCGCAGTCCTGGCCGGGGAAGGCAAAATCGCAGTCCGCATGCCGGACCATGCCGTAACGCTGCGCCTGATTAAAGAGGCAGGTTGCCCTATCGTGGGCACCAGCGCTAATCTGCACAATCACAATGCACCACTGACGGCCGCGCAGATCATGGATCAATTGGGCGCTGCGGTAGATTTCATCCTGGATGGCGGTCCGTGCCCGGGAGGTACGGAGTCAACCATAGTCGACATTACAGGAAATAACCCGATCTTCCTTCGTAAAGGCGCAATCCTTGAAAAAGATATCTTGAATTTATTACATTAG
- a CDS encoding CopG family transcriptional regulator — protein MAGVKDSFKRTTISLRPEEYEALRFMAFKRRTSIAGVIRELVYQHLEDEEDIKDGLKALQEKGHAMDWATFKKEHLGLQD, from the coding sequence ATGGCTGGAGTAAAAGACAGCTTCAAGAGAACAACCATAAGCCTGCGCCCCGAAGAATATGAAGCCTTGCGCTTTATGGCGTTTAAGCGGAGGACCTCAATTGCCGGCGTTATTCGGGAGCTTGTCTACCAACACCTGGAAGATGAAGAAGATATCAAAGATGGCCTGAAGGCTCTACAGGAAAAAGGGCATGCCATGGATTGGGCAACCTTCAAGAAGGAACATCTTGGCCTACAGGATTGA
- a CDS encoding cation:proton antiporter, with product METAQSILASTEFQMSLLLLMALAGYLIAYWINQSAVVGIIFVGILLGPSCIGLLTPTEFVVNMAHLGAVVLLFTIGLEFGFKQIAHFKYLLIAIFGVIVPWLGGFFLAQMFAFDYRASIFIGTSLTATSIAITSNVLKEMGKLQSAAARAIIGAAVIDDVLVLLALSVSEGFVSDTLSLTTILTALAKAIGFIIASVLLGRFVFARIMIRLDKTGVAEKYPEAIFLFTIMVAFLYAMLAELAGLSAIIGSFFAGVSFAGIRLRHEQVFREGAEYLRIIFASIFFISLGVLMDVHVITLEFLLFLLSLTVVAILTKVIGCGTTAKLSGMNMKDSLIVGFGMAPRGEVTMVVALIALNGTMIFQNTYSAVVLMSLLTTVITPIVLKNWLFKERRTPQVKAGTNLKQPGKE from the coding sequence TTGGAGACAGCACAATCGATACTAGCTTCCACAGAATTTCAGATGAGCCTGCTATTGCTGATGGCTTTAGCTGGCTATCTGATCGCATACTGGATAAACCAGTCCGCCGTGGTGGGAATAATTTTCGTTGGCATACTATTGGGCCCGAGTTGCATCGGATTGCTCACCCCTACTGAGTTCGTTGTAAATATGGCGCATTTAGGCGCTGTTGTACTGCTTTTTACCATAGGATTAGAATTCGGATTCAAACAGATAGCCCATTTCAAGTACCTATTAATAGCAATCTTTGGAGTTATCGTACCCTGGCTTGGCGGCTTCTTTTTAGCGCAGATGTTTGCATTTGATTACAGGGCTTCCATCTTCATCGGCACTTCGCTGACAGCCACAAGCATAGCCATTACATCCAATGTACTTAAAGAGATGGGAAAACTGCAGAGCGCAGCTGCCCGGGCAATAATTGGTGCTGCGGTAATAGATGATGTTCTGGTTCTGCTGGCTTTATCCGTATCAGAGGGATTTGTATCAGACACACTTTCGCTTACAACAATTTTGACAGCGCTTGCAAAGGCAATCGGATTTATTATCGCAAGTGTTTTGCTGGGCAGGTTTGTTTTTGCCAGAATTATGATCAGGCTGGATAAGACCGGAGTAGCTGAAAAGTATCCTGAAGCTATCTTCCTCTTTACTATCATGGTAGCCTTTCTTTATGCCATGTTGGCCGAATTGGCAGGATTATCCGCCATAATAGGTTCGTTTTTTGCCGGCGTCTCCTTCGCCGGGATCAGGCTCAGACATGAACAGGTATTCAGGGAAGGGGCGGAGTACCTTAGAATTATCTTCGCATCTATCTTCTTCATCTCCCTGGGCGTTTTAATGGATGTTCACGTAATTACTCTGGAGTTTCTGCTGTTCCTGCTATCCTTAACCGTGGTGGCAATTCTGACGAAGGTCATAGGTTGTGGCACCACAGCGAAACTGTCAGGCATGAATATGAAAGATTCTCTGATCGTCGGTTTTGGTATGGCGCCCAGGGGAGAGGTCACAATGGTCGTAGCACTGATAGCGTTGAATGGAACCATGATATTCCAGAATACATATTCAGCAGTGGTGTTAATGAGTCTGCTGACAACAGTCATAACTCCAATCGTATTAAAGAACTGGTTATTCAAAGAGCGGCGTACTCCTCAAGTGAAGGCCGGAACTAATCTCAAGCAACCTGGTAAGGAATGA
- the arsD gene encoding arsenite efflux transporter metallochaperone ArsD: MNTKIIIYESDMCCSSGVCGPSPDESLIKLQDALDKLKDLGAKVERYSITGNPKKFRENPEITKLMQERQIKALPITTWNGKVVKVGSYPSIDEFKKYMEDGNTELSASASVTPGSEVCCSGQETTGNQGCCAPQNSCDISCGPSYKNNTDINTRGKCC; encoded by the coding sequence GTGAATACAAAAATTATTATTTACGAATCGGACATGTGCTGTTCCAGTGGTGTATGCGGTCCCAGTCCGGATGAATCCTTGATTAAACTGCAAGATGCTCTTGATAAACTAAAGGATTTGGGTGCCAAGGTCGAGCGCTACAGCATCACAGGAAACCCGAAGAAATTCAGGGAAAACCCTGAGATTACCAAGCTTATGCAGGAACGCCAGATCAAAGCGCTGCCGATTACTACCTGGAATGGGAAGGTTGTTAAGGTGGGTAGTTATCCAAGTATTGATGAATTTAAAAAGTATATGGAGGACGGCAATACAGAATTGTCAGCATCAGCTTCAGTAACACCTGGCAGTGAAGTTTGTTGTTCCGGACAAGAAACAACTGGCAATCAAGGCTGCTGTGCCCCGCAGAACTCCTGCGATATAAGTTGCGGTCCGAGCTATAAGAATAATACTGACATCAATACCCGGGGCAAGTGCTGCTAA
- a CDS encoding cytidylate kinase-like family protein has product MPLVTIRGQMGSGAPEIGKLAAALLKVDYVDREIIAEVAAAINRSDIEIMAKERPSTNLLERIGEALAQSAIRRGVASAYLSTSAMPLDDKRYLKGLTSVIRELAKTQRIVIRGRGSQFILKDYPRALHVFVIAPLKMRVTRVMTDLKLDEKEAKKEIVNSDSSRREFTRSYFHAELEDPVLYDLVINTKNLNFKAAASIIANALRNKEGRKNPARR; this is encoded by the coding sequence ATGCCGTTAGTAACGATAAGAGGACAAATGGGAAGTGGAGCGCCTGAAATAGGGAAACTCGCTGCCGCTCTACTCAAAGTTGACTATGTTGACCGGGAAATAATCGCAGAAGTAGCTGCAGCAATTAATCGAAGCGATATTGAAATCATGGCTAAAGAGAGGCCATCCACCAACCTCCTGGAACGTATCGGAGAAGCATTAGCACAGAGTGCGATAAGGAGGGGTGTGGCCAGCGCATATCTATCTACTTCTGCAATGCCTCTGGATGATAAACGTTACTTAAAAGGACTGACTTCTGTTATTAGAGAATTGGCTAAAACCCAGCGTATTGTTATCCGCGGGCGAGGCAGCCAGTTTATTCTAAAGGACTACCCACGGGCACTTCACGTTTTTGTTATCGCACCGCTAAAAATGCGAGTGACTCGCGTAATGACCGACCTGAAGCTGGACGAAAAAGAGGCGAAAAAAGAGATAGTAAACTCTGACAGCAGCCGCCGGGAGTTTACCAGAAGCTATTTTCACGCCGAGCTGGAAGATCCGGTACTATATGATTTAGTCATTAATACGAAGAATCTCAACTTTAAGGCCGCTGCTTCAATCATTGCCAATGCTCTCCGTAATAAGGAAGGGCGCAAGAATCCTGCGAGGAGATAG
- the guaA gene encoding glutamine-hydrolyzing GMP synthase, whose amino-acid sequence MQGVQASPKPGEIPHGAREAITIIDFGSQYSHLIARRVRECNVYCEIFPYDTPLEKIMSIHPRGFILSGGPSSVYDKNAPLTPMGIYESRLPVLGICYGMQALTHQLGGTVAPGAKHEYGQAVLHLSDDKSPLFIDLEESLTVWMSHGDEIMEMPPGFKSSAYTENSPNAVISDGARIFGLQFHPEVAHTPQGKQIIRNFLYNVCGCRGTWTPGNFIQESIAAIKEQVGSGRVICALSGGVDSAVAAKLVHAAIGDQLTCIFVNNGLLRREEPERALETFRKNLRMNVVFVDATDLFLENLKGVIDPEQKRKNIGREFIKVFESEARKLGKIDFLTQGTLYPDVIESATPETKAAVKIKTHHNVGGLPSKMALTLIEPLRYLFKDEVRNVGLELGLPEDMVWRQPFPGPGLAIRIIGEVTRERLDILRGADWIVMNEIKKAKLYRQMWQTFAILTDLRSVGVMGDFRTYGYLVAVRAVTSQDAMTADWARLPYNLLATISNRIVNEVPGVNRVVYDITSKPPSTIEWE is encoded by the coding sequence ATGCAAGGGGTACAGGCTTCGCCCAAGCCTGGAGAAATACCTCATGGCGCACGCGAGGCCATAACCATCATCGACTTCGGTTCCCAGTACAGCCACCTGATCGCGCGCCGCGTCAGGGAATGTAACGTTTACTGCGAGATCTTTCCCTACGATACCCCCCTGGAAAAAATCATGTCCATCCACCCGCGCGGCTTTATACTCTCAGGCGGGCCGTCCAGCGTATATGACAAGAACGCTCCATTAACACCCATGGGGATATATGAAAGCCGTCTGCCGGTGCTGGGCATCTGCTACGGCATGCAGGCCCTGACGCACCAGCTTGGCGGGACGGTTGCCCCCGGCGCCAAACACGAGTACGGGCAGGCTGTGCTGCATCTAAGCGATGATAAATCACCGCTTTTCATCGACCTCGAAGAATCGCTGACTGTCTGGATGAGCCACGGCGACGAAATCATGGAGATGCCACCCGGATTTAAGTCCAGCGCATATACCGAGAACTCGCCCAACGCCGTCATCAGCGACGGCGCCAGGATTTTCGGACTGCAGTTCCATCCGGAGGTGGCGCATACTCCGCAGGGCAAACAGATTATCAGGAACTTCCTCTACAACGTCTGCGGCTGCCGGGGTACGTGGACGCCGGGCAATTTTATCCAGGAGAGCATCGCGGCCATCAAAGAGCAGGTTGGGTCCGGCAGAGTCATCTGCGCCCTGTCCGGCGGCGTTGATTCGGCGGTGGCGGCCAAGCTGGTGCATGCCGCCATAGGCGACCAGCTCACGTGTATCTTTGTCAACAACGGCCTGCTGCGGCGGGAGGAGCCGGAGAGAGCGCTGGAAACTTTTCGCAAGAACCTCAGGATGAATGTGGTCTTTGTCGATGCCACCGACCTTTTCCTGGAGAATCTGAAGGGGGTCATTGACCCGGAGCAGAAAAGGAAAAATATCGGCAGGGAATTCATCAAGGTATTCGAGAGCGAGGCGCGGAAGCTGGGCAAGATCGATTTCCTGACGCAGGGCACGCTCTATCCCGATGTAATCGAGAGCGCAACGCCAGAGACTAAAGCGGCGGTTAAAATCAAGACCCACCACAACGTGGGCGGGCTTCCATCCAAGATGGCGCTAACCCTGATCGAGCCGCTTAGATATCTCTTCAAGGATGAGGTGCGCAACGTGGGACTTGAGCTCGGGCTGCCGGAGGACATGGTCTGGCGGCAGCCCTTCCCGGGGCCGGGACTGGCCATACGCATTATCGGGGAGGTCACGCGCGAGAGGCTGGATATACTGCGCGGGGCGGACTGGATCGTGATGAACGAGATCAAGAAAGCCAAGCTGTACCGGCAGATGTGGCAGACTTTTGCCATACTCACCGACCTGCGCAGCGTGGGTGTGATGGGCGATTTCCGCACCTACGGCTATCTGGTGGCTGTTAGGGCTGTGACCAGCCAGGACGCCATGACGGCCGACTGGGCCAGGCTTCCTTATAACTTGCTCGCCACCATATCCAACCGTATCGTGAATGAGGTGCCCGGCGTGAACAGGGTGGTCTACGACATCACCAGCAAACCTCCCTCCACTATCGAGTGGGAGTAG
- a CDS encoding metallophosphoesterase — protein sequence MKIAAIGDPHGNLERIRSIPLEKMDLALLTGDLGQTDNLRKQAYEFISIKRPGPEQIAAYAGGFREAFIQSHRTALKLAGYIAEFCPVYIVRGNADLSNYDTRKFAHTFRTELPYLYQDLLKIKNLRLIDNRLAVFRGVRIGGLKFFTDISWAQEFELDSIPGIKDKALKQTQNAGRVLGRFGKLDILLTHVPPYGVLDQVNSNVIPPSWVGRHAGSRIVLEYIRTMQPDYVICGHIHEAEGYRRLGASQVYNLGSGGHKIIEL from the coding sequence ATGAAGATTGCGGCCATCGGCGATCCCCACGGCAACCTGGAGAGAATCCGCAGCATTCCGCTGGAGAAAATGGATCTGGCCCTGCTGACGGGCGACCTGGGTCAGACGGACAACCTGCGCAAACAGGCCTACGAGTTCATCAGCATCAAACGGCCGGGTCCGGAGCAGATAGCAGCCTACGCTGGTGGCTTCAGGGAGGCGTTTATCCAGTCGCACAGGACGGCGCTCAAGCTGGCCGGCTATATAGCGGAATTCTGTCCCGTTTATATCGTGCGCGGGAACGCCGATTTATCCAACTACGATACCAGGAAATTTGCGCATACCTTCCGCACCGAATTGCCTTACCTGTACCAGGACCTACTTAAGATAAAGAATTTGCGTCTGATCGATAACCGGCTGGCGGTTTTCCGTGGGGTGAGGATAGGCGGTTTAAAGTTTTTTACCGATATAAGCTGGGCGCAGGAGTTCGAGCTGGACAGTATACCCGGGATCAAAGATAAGGCTTTGAAGCAAACACAGAATGCCGGCCGGGTGCTGGGCCGGTTCGGGAAGCTGGATATTCTGTTAACGCACGTGCCGCCCTATGGAGTGCTGGATCAGGTTAACTCCAATGTCATACCGCCGTCCTGGGTGGGCAGGCACGCCGGCAGCAGGATCGTACTGGAATACATCAGGACTATGCAGCCGGATTATGTTATCTGTGGGCATATACACGAAGCCGAGGGCTATCGGAGGCTGGGGGCATCGCAGGTATATAACCTGGGGTCGGGCGGCCATAAAATAATAGAGCTGTAG